A genome region from Anopheles stephensi strain Indian chromosome 2, UCI_ANSTEP_V1.0, whole genome shotgun sequence includes the following:
- the LOC118505942 gene encoding lipase 3-like — protein MSSKLGTAEIVQRLIVMLVLLHRPTTSAFNGTHDKVELTTTVPTTPATVWKRPPIAYDRDLVIELIEAADYPIEKHVLTTPDGYILKLHRIPDPVQFPSTGTETSTDPDELLRFSPNKTFRGTVLLVPGLFSTAADFVVTGPENGLAFVLADAGYDVWLANVRGSRFSRKNVKLSVADSEFWDFSFHEIGTIDLPAIIDYILRETNAKKVFFVGHNQGMTDLFVLLSAKPRYNRKLQHAVGLASIAYLGTTENRVVRRAAELTDKLYATLRALNIHELKPTPDIVRLLSGTVCASDMNELCVEMMRGFLGTTVDRSRNLLPNIVDDLLTSVSTRQLIHVGQLMQTKKFQQFDYRNYMLNTQKYGQAKPPEYNLSRVLLPVSLFHGTNDFITSTKDALRLKDELRNVKHFLEIPDLNHIGFVYSDRLYARVNRKIIEIFNQNPTQA, from the exons ATGTCCAGCAAGTTGGGGACCGCAGAGATTGTCCAGCGATTGATTGTGATGCTGGTCCTTCTACATCGTCCGACGACCTCAGCTTTTAATGGGACACATGATAAAGTTGAACTCACCACTACCGTCCCCACTACACCGGCCACCGTCTGGAAGAGACCACCGATCGCGTACGACAGAGATCTGGTG ATTGAACTCATCGAGGCGGCAGACTATCCGATCGAAAAGCATGTCCTCACCACACCCGATGGTTACATCCTGAAACTGCACCGTATACCGGATCCCGTCCAATTCCCCAGCACCGGCACCGAAACTTCCACCGACCCGGACGAACTGTTACGCTTCAGCCCAAACAAAACGTTCCGTGGGACGGTGCTGCTCGTGCCGGGACTGTTCTCAACGGCAGCCGATTTTGTCGTAACGGGGCCGGAAAATGGATTGGCGTTTGTGCTGGCCGACGCCGGGTACGATGTGTGGCTGGCGAATGTGCGTGGATCACGGTTTTCGCGGAAAAATGTCAAACTAAGTGTGGCGGACAGTGAGTTCTGGGATTTCAG CTTCCACGAAATCGGTACCATCGATCTGCCGGCCATTATCGACTACATCCTGAGGGAAACGAATGCCAAGAAAGTATTCTTCGTTGGCCACAACCAGGGCATGACGGATCTGTTCGTGCTGCTGTCCGCCAAACCGCGCTACAACCGCAAGCTCCAGCACGCGGTAGGACTGGCGTCGATCGCATACCTCGGCACGACGGAAAACCGTGTCGTACGACGGGCGGCCGAATTGACGGACAAACTGTACGCTACCTTGCGGGCGCTCAACATCCACGAGCTGAAGCCAACGCCCGATATTGTGCGGTTGCTATCGGGGACCGTGTGTGCTAGCGATATGAACGAACTGTGTGTGGAAATGATGCGTGGATTTCTGGGCACGAccgtcgatcgatcgcgcaATCTGCTGCCGAACATTGTGGATGATCTTCTGACGAGTGTTTCTACACGGCAGCTTATCCATGTCGGGCAGCTGATGCAAACGA agaagtTCCAGCAGTTTGATTATCGCAACTACATGCTCAACACGCAAAAGTATGGACAAGCAAAGCCGCCGGAATATAACCTATCGCGCGTCCTGCTGCCGGTGTCGTTGTTTCACGGCACGAATGATTTCATCACATCGACAAAG GATGCTCTCCGGCTAAAGGACGAACTTAGAAATGTGAAACACTTCCTCGAAATCCCCGACCTGAACCACATCGGCTTTGTCTATTCCGATCGACTGTACGCACGCGTCAACAGAAAGATAATAGAAATCTTTAATCAAAACCCAACGCAAGCTTAA